Within the Anguilla anguilla isolate fAngAng1 chromosome 19, fAngAng1.pri, whole genome shotgun sequence genome, the region TACACATCAAAAAACGCTGCGCTGCATTCAAGTAGAAACAGTTTCTCATTTAACAGTGCTTCCAAAACATCATTGCATCCAACTGTTCAATGACATTATAATATTCGGTACATTATTGCTAACATGGTGCCGTGAGCGTTCTAagtaactttaaataaaaataaataccttaaattaaataaataaatgaataaataggcAGGAGCAGCACTTGCAAGCCTAAGTTTCGGTTTTCAGTACGAGCCGGTGGGGTGGTGTTCAGCACTGCGCTGGCCTGCgctctgagctgtgctgtagctgcGCTCTAGCGGCGCTGTAGCTGCGCCAGGCTGGCGTGCCGCCTGCGCCGGTGCTCGTTCTTGCCGCACAGCTCGAAGGCCTTCTGGAGCACGGGCCGCAGCTCCCGCACGGCCTTCCGCTGCACCGTCGCGTCGCTCGTCTGAAAGGAGAGGGAGCGCAGAACGTCAGCCGCTGTCGCCGCGCAACCTGAgaacacccgccccccccccccccccccccccttacgggAGGCCGCTTCACCACAGACACCAGAGCCCCCCAGCAGGCGCTCAGCTCTGCGTTCTTAACTCTGTGACGGCAGCCAGCACCCTGCTGCTGAACCTCAAACGCTCGTCTCGTGAGTATCCACGAAGGGCTCCGACTGAGTGCAGTTCTGTGGCCGCGCGTGTTCTCTACTGTAGTGCGCCCTGACCAACCAAGCTTAGCTGCAGCAGCATTCGGTCAACAGCTGCCCTTGCgtaaaaatagtttttcctTAACAAGTACAAttctttaaattttgtttttatggtagaacttaaaaaaatagtacactttttaaaaaaataataaaaataataatcattgaaAAAAGCTATGCTTGGAGGCATATTATATGCCTGCATTTGATTTTGATCCAAAGTTAAGGAAAtaatttgattgaatccaggccaaatcTCACTTAAAGATCAGCTTACACATCGACTGGTCTATGAATCGCAATCTAAGAGGATGAGCTTGGCAGTGGATCTGACAGACAATAGATCAGTTGGACAGTGAATCAGTCAGCCAGCGGGAAGGCCTCAtgctctgtgctccagagaGAGTCTCATGTTGCACTGATTTACCTCCAGGTCCCTCAGTTTCTGCAGTCGCTCCAGCAGGGCCTTCTGTCTGCTGAGGAAGTAGTTCATCAGGTCCTCCATTCGGGCTCTGATTGCCGTGATGCTCGTTTGTATCTCCTTGTCCTGGGTGCTATTCAGCATGTCCGTCAGGATTGTGATGTACACATCtaagctctcctgtagcaccaGCATCTGTTCACTGTCCTGCCGGAGAGGAAGAAAATACCGGAAAACAAAGATTAAGACGTGTACCTACCATCCAGCCCGAAGTCCTTTCATGAATGAGGCGGGGTTAAGGGTTACTTTGGGATGCCTGTCCTTACTCACCTCAAACTTGCCATCGCTGTTCATGTTCTGGAGGAATATGGGATTCCCAAACAGGCTGATGTCCGCAGTAACGTTCTGAAAGGGACAGAAAAATAAGCTTCCTTACTTAACCTGTTATTCAAAAGCATCTGTGCAGGTAGCCAACTCATGGTGCCGGTGGCCATTGTGCTTTTCACCGGCTTAGGTTATTACTCAAAGCCTTTAATTTTGTTATGCTCTTTGTATGACCCTGCAGAAAACTCCTCATTCCACATTGACCAAAATGTAATTCAGTTTGAGCAAACTGCAAAATTAATTGACAAGGCTACAGTTAGGACTACGGCCGCACTTGTAAACACGCCCATGTGGACGTAGTTCCCCAGCTCAGCCAGTTGCATGTGCACACTGATGCCCTCTCCCTCCACGGCCCACCAGGTAGAGGAGCTCTTGACCTTTGGCTTTCCTTTCCCTTGCCGGCTCCTGGCCTCAGTGCCACGCAGTCTACCGTCCATTTGCCATGGTCATGGACAGCCGTTACCCACCCAGAGCTAACTAATGAGCCCGTGCCCACCCAGAGCCAACTGATGAGTGCGCTAAATACGAAGGCTTTGCCACCCTCCCAGTAGGCCTTTCATACTCACAAAGTGTTGGGTCAGCTTCTGGATATCGTGGCTCACTTTATCGGGGATGGTGTGGATGCCATGAACAGCGTCGGCCAGTCCGAGCGCCGTCAGGCAGAGTCCGCAGAGGAGAACCAGGACGAGCGGGGagttcatttctctctctcttttcgtttattttttcttcttcttcttcttcttcttcttcttcttttcttttagcGGCCGGTCTGAGCTTGTCGAGCGTTAGTGCTGAAGCTGGCGGTGCGTTTGAAGTCGTCCCCTGTGCGGAGCCCTGTCCCTGCTGCGAGTGAGTGGTGGCGAGGCTGGGGCTGCGCGGCGGTATTTATGCAGCTGCGCAGGGGCCGGAGAAATGCAGCGCTGCAGCGGGAAGCTGCAGGTTATGCGCTTGGGGTTTTGTGGGTTCCTCAGCGGCAACGTTTCCTTTAAATCTCAACCCGCCTCCCCTGACGCGCAGCCGCTCACGCGTCCCGGGTCTTTCCATGGATTCCCTGGAAGGGGCTGCAGGTTCTGCTGGGCCGCGGTCTCAGGGGTCAGGGGGGAagttttttctgtttggggTGAAGGAGGTTACGGTTTGTGGCGTTTGGGCTCGCGTTGCACGTCATCAGTGGCCATTGATGATAAATTCAGTGCTGGGTTCGCAAATTTTGAGGCTTTCTAGTAAAGTGcggccttttttttctttctttctttctttctttctttctttctttctttctttcccccacaGAAATGGCATGGGAACTCCCGTGGCGCGATTAATCtcaaatatttatcattttaaaaaataatcagccAGTTTACGTGTTGAGATTTTTTGGAAACAAACTTAGCACAGAGagatatgggtttttttttctttttgtctttttgtatttttttcacaatttctaATCTCATTTTCTTTGAATGAATACTTTTCTCTCTCCAACTAGATTTCTGCAATGCCCTGGCAAAATAAGCCTTCTATGCAGTATAAAAAATTTGTGAAATATCCGTTGCAAATAATACACTTTGgcatcaaaatgttttgtttttttaaaccggAACAATTAACAGAActgatgatttaaaaattataaatcaTCACACAGTCTTTGATATTTTGGTCAGACATTGCAGGAAGAAGTCAAAGTATTGACAGAAAGTGTAAAAATCCATGGTAATTAGTGCATGGgtacatttgcatatttgcgTATACTTTACCATCTCGACAGTAAGTTTAAGGTGCAGAGAGCATGCCCATGCAGTGCACCCATTTACACATGCAGTGCATCCATCCATCAGCCTATGCAGTGCGTCCATTAGCATACACAGTGCCTGCATTAGCATATGCAGTGCATCCATTAGCTCGTACAGTGCCTGCATTAGCATATGCAGTGCATCCATTAGCATACACAGTGCCTGCATTAGCGTATGCAGTGCTTCCATTAGCTCGTACAGTGCCTGCATTAGCATATGCAGTGCATCCATTAGCATGCGCAGTGCCTGCATTAGCGTATGCAGTGCATCCATTAGCATACACAGTGCCTGCATTAGCGTATGCAGTGCTTCCATTAGCTCGTACAGTGCCTGCATTAGCATATGCAGTGCATCCATTAGCATACACAGTGCCTGCATTAGCGTATGCAGTGCATCCATTAGCATACACAGTCCCTGCATTAGCGTATGCAGTGCATCCATTAGCATACACAGTCCCTGCATTAGCGTATGCAGTGCATCCATTAGCATACACAGTCCCTGCATTAGCGTATGCAGTGCATCCATTAGCATACACAGTGCCTGCATTAGCATATGCAGTGCATCCATTAGCTCGTACAGTGCCTTCATTAGCATGTGCAGTGCACCCATTAGCATACACAGTGCCTGCATTAGCATATGCAGTGCATCCATTAGCATACAGTCCCTGCATTAGCGTATGCAGTGCTTCCATTAGCATACACAGTGCCTGCATTAGCGTATGCAGTGCATCCATTAGCTCGTACAGTGCCTGCATTAGCGTATGCAGTGCTTCCATTAGCATACACAGTGCCTGCATTAGCGTATGCAGTGCATCCATTAGCATGCGCAGTGCCTGCATTAGCGCATGCAGTGCTTCCATTAGCTCGTACAGTGCCTGCATTAGCGTATGCAGTGCATCCATTAGCATGCGCAGTGCCTGCATTAGCGTATGCAGTGCATCCATTAGCATGCGCAGTGCCTGCATTAGCGTATGCAGTGCTTCCATTAGCTCGTACAGTGCCTGCATTAGCGCATGCAGTGCTTCCATTAGCTCGTACAGTGCAGCCTGCAGCATtgcccttctctgtctctgaggtTTCCTACACAGTCATCACCGTCTCACCGCTTAGTCATCTTTTCTCttgcacattttcagctttccACCAGACGCTGCTCACCAGAGCAGAGCCCTCTCTAGAGTGCCTCAGTTTCAACACAGTTTTCAAGGTGTACGTGATACTCGACAATCTGGAGAATTATGTAATTAAGTGTAAATTCCAAGATAGCTGCAcagattttttcctttttctttttttttttttttttttttgcattgcattgttcAGTTCTTCATTAACTATGGGAACTGCAGATCAGTAGAGAAAGCTGACAGTCAAACATTCATAtgtgggaagagagagggaaagtttATTTACTGAGTTGCAACATGCCTCAACaaccatacagtatattttttagTTGAACATAGAAAGTTGCTGTCACATTTCACTCCTTATAAATTGTATATAGAGGAGAATCACTGGCGTTGACTGTAGTTTTCTAAATTAGTAATAACAGAGGTGGTGTATGTGATTTGACAGGTATGCGGTGATTTGGTAAGGGGactcaataaatacattttaaacttgATGTTAACATTTGAATGTAAGGTAAAGTAAGGCAAATGTGAGATAAAGGGGGTCTTTGGGGAAGTTTGCTGTGCAGGTGCCAGTCAttagagggttttttttttttttttttttttttttttttttttttcttagggCTTTTCTGATGCCAGTGTTTCTACCAGGTCCACACCCATTACACTAGCTTCAGTCTCAGATCTCACTGCAGCATTTACAACACCCCACTTTAGAGATTCCAACTTCCTACTTGTCTGTCTGCATTCGTTTGGGTGATAATTTCCAACCAAAGTTAGAAAATAGGAAGAGGAAAGTCTCCTTCGtgtctctcctctgtgtctTTCCAGCTGCGGCCAACCAAAGTTTTAAAAACCTATGAGAAAGTCAATAAGGAGAAGCAAAAAAAGTGCACTGCTGTATATGTGCTGACACCAGGAAGCGTTTCGGGACCAAATTCTCTTCCTCAGACATGTATACAGCAGTGCAGTTAGCCTTTTTTTGCTTCTCCTTATTGACTTTGTGCGGTTTGAGCCCAGTAAATTTATTTCTTCAGTACTCAAGGGTTtgcctattttttttgtttattaattttgaTTACCTTCTTTGGAAACCTTGTCTTTGTTTCACTTTCTCGTAGGTTTTTAAAACTTTGGTCGGCCACAGCTCGAACGACACAGAGAAGACACACAAAGCAGACTTTCCTGTTCCGATTTTCTAACTTTTGTGTATCGATCGAAGTTCTAACCCCGGGTAAAAAGTTTTTCGTGCCAGGTTTTAAGGTGGAATGAAAGGCCCAGATGTAGTGAGTGTCTCTCCGTCGTGTGAGGCAGGAGAGAGTGACTCACAGGTGGATCTCACCTAATACTGCACGAGAAACCCGACCGTTGCATGTACTTTCAGGATCACTACCGCTTTCTTATCTGCGTCTCATTTAGGAGAAATCAGAAACTATGAGAAATTACGCAGGGAACACAGGATATTATGGGATGGAGTTTTGATCTTTTGGAACTATTTGTTGTTCttattggtattttttttagatgaataAACGGTCTGTTAATTTCTATAGTTtgtcagtgctgtcattttagATTTAAAGTTGAAtaacgtttctttttttcccccatgtgaTTTAAGCCATATGGAACCATGCTGTAAATAGTAAATGAGCATTTGCTTACTCACGTCCCGGATTTACAGTGTTACGTTGGaacacccagcccccccccccacttcaatCGCATTTCATCCGTCCCACATGCAGATGACAGTATAATAAACACGGACGGTCTTCCGTTCTGTGTGATTGCCCCCTAAAGATTCTTAATACATCTGGGCCTCGGCCACCTTTTTGCTGAAAACATTTGCGAGATGTTTTGTTGAGAGTGAACACTCGGAATACGGTTGGTACGGTCTGCTGTTCCACTGCGCGTGGCAGGTGAAACGGGCACTTACAGCGGGCGCTGCCAGCATATTTACAGCGGGCGCTGCCAGCATTGCTTCACAAGCACGCGGTTCCTAGGTAGCGACTCAAGCCGCTGCGGTGCTGTGAAAAAGCGTGTTCCTGCTTCCCGAATTCCTCTGTTATTACACATTTGTCTCACCGAATGGTTTCacatctttagacaaaatgtaatattagacaaaggcaaaccgagtcaaaacaaaaacactttttaaaaattatcatttcatttgcTTAATGGAAAAAAGTTATCAATCACCCATATCAAAAAGTAATTGcatagttactcaatcaacctttaccttatttatttgataattataTTCAGCTGATAGAatacagccaggcttgattgcagccagccctgttgagtctaaacctcactcatattgaaccttacaatcagagtgaagtagtcaccacaaagtttctccAAGCACACTGTTACACAATCACAGGAAATTCCAgatgagatgagaaaaaagttgttgaaatgtatcactctggaaagggttacaaagccatttctaaggctctgggactccaccaaaccagCAAATGACAAGGACAATGATCcacaacacaaaagcaagtctgCATCCGAATGGCTGAAATGAAACTAAAGTTTTGTAGTGGCCTAGTCAGTGTCCTGACCTGAACCCAGTAGAGGTGCTGTGGCAAGACCTGACGCGAGCActtcatgcttgaaaacctaccaaGTTGTCTGAATtcaagcagttctgcaaagaagactGGGcgaaaattcctccacagctaggcgaaagactgatatcaaaagTGCTTGGTTGCGGTTTTTGCTGCTAAAGGTTGTGTATCCAGTTAAGCCTAAGAGGGAAGCTACTTTTTCACATAAGTGGGTgattgataacttttttcatgaaataaatgaaagaatcatttttaaaatgcagtttgtgtgtaCTTTGTCTGATATTTTGcctaaaaatctgaaaccattgtgacatatgcaataatagaggaaatcaagaaggggaaaaaactgcTCCACGGCGCTGTAAATGAATCCCTACATTTACCCTTGGTGACTGATATTAGATATAAGCTATGttcatgacaaaataaattattgtatgAATTCATTGGACATGCTGGAAGGTTGCAAGTTTAGGTCCACATTGTGTTGGCTGGCTGTTCTTGTACTTTTGAGCAAGTATGGAAATACCTGGTGAATACCATTTAAATTggtcatttgtaaaaatataaccACGGTAGGTGGGAAACAATGAGAAGGAAAAGTCCCACTTTACTGTAAATAGCCTGAATATCAGTGTGAGCACACTAACTGCTGCAGAGGTCAGCAAAGTTTAACTACAGTGTACATACAAATTGTTACATAGGACTTTGAACTTTTGAAATTCATATTGTGATAGGGAGAAAGGGATAATAAGTCAACTGACAGTTGTGGCTCAGTGTGGGAAACTGTCAAACACTGATTTAAAAGGTTTTGAGTACAATGCAAAGTAACAGTGTACAGTAACACAGTAATTAGTCACTGTGGCCATTTAATGAAAAGTGGGACTAAAACAGTCTAGGGGAAATAATAAACTTAGTGCGttcaataattttaaaaatgcaactaaattgatcatttaaacatttttattggcaCACTCACATATACTTTGTGAGCATGTGAGGCTACTCtcatatttatgtaaatatgcatAGACATGTATCATGCATAAGTACCTATACCACAGATTCCTTAAGACTGCACACTCTTTTAGTCTTAATCACATTCATAAAATGCGTATGACTAAGACATGCAGCTGTTAGGTGGTCAGTTCTCTGCAGGTTGCTGTGCCGCGCAGTGTCCAGTCCCAATCGATATATTTTGCCCATGATTGAAATTTGGCGAGTGCGGGTGTCAAAGACTTTTCAGCTTCCCGCTCTGATATTACTCAGCCTTCTGTGACTGCGCATGACTTGGCGTACCGGCCTGTTCCATGATGCAGAATGTGGCTTGCAGCAGTGGCTTATGGGTACGAATGAAAGCGTACCACCGCTGTGGGAATCCTAACGATGCTCTTCGTTTCCTGCCAGTCACTGCTATCAAGGGCAAAATCTCAGCAGTGGCAGTTGTGAAGTTAGAGCAGACTGAATGTGTTAAAGACTGCCATGCCTTCAGTGATCAAGGCTGAGCTGGAGAAAATGGATGGCGTTACACTGGTGATACCCGTGTCTCTGTTTACCCTGACAGTTTGAACTTCTCATCTTTTACCATATCATTTTATCATATATTTTACTATTACCATATTTCTGCCTTtcagtatattttatatattgtgtaCGTGCTACTATTATGGCTCTGATGATACatcatttcagtgtttcagctTCGATATACTACATTTCATTGATTTATCTGGAATATGAccaatctgggatcatttttatcacttaagtccccctctttcatgctacacatgtaccttCTGTGCCAcgttcatgttacatgtaccccaatccagcacttattgtactgtgtatcattatcttgataaTCATTATGTTTAAACCCAGATATGTGCTATTGACATAGTAAGACAGTCTGTCATTGTGGTGGGGCACAGGCTTTAAAGAACATCTGTGAGCATTTGAACCTCTtcagtaattcatttaaatttgacttaaatttaaattaatgttttttccaaaaaaacacaaagcatgCAGGGTATAATTAGGAGAAAAGTGAGTATAGACTTCAGTTATTATTTCAGTGGCATGCGCCTTGCCTGGCACGTTAATACAGTTGTAAAAATGGCCCCAAAACACATAATGGGAGCTCtagatttataaaaaatgtttcccaaTTTTTATTACACTTAATCTTTTTACTGTAGTAAGAACTTAGCTCAATGAGCCACATTAAACCCCTTCTCTTAATTAAGTCATactgatgtactgtatgttaacTTTTCATCATTGCTAGTATACATGATGCACAACACCTAAAAGAGTGCATTTTTTCCTCAAtgttaaagattttttaaaggtATTGTTAGCCATTGCTACATTAAGGCTTTTAGAATATCCAGGGAATTTTAAAGCAACCATCAGCATCGACAGGATTTTAcaagtttttcttttggtttcaaGGCCGCAAGCTAATTTGCAACACCGTCACGATTCCTGCTGGGAATGGGTTTGTAAACCAcaatttagtaaaaaaaaataataataaattaagttATGTTCCTAAATTACCCAAGTGAAcatgtataatttataataCAGAATAATAGCTTGAATACTTTGTGGCTTTAcagaacatttgaaaaaaacttGCCAGTCCCAATAAACCCAATAAACGCAGCTGTTCTGGGTTGTTTGCCACTGTCCAGCTTTATTGGCTGCTGATTTCAGATCTAAACACTTGTGGATACTTGTCAAGATATTAGTCAAAGACTAAACTTctaaaaactgaaacatttgtgGTGCACTGCTGCCacctttttgtgtttcatttaaacAACATGGCAGCTTTTTACTAAGGAGCATCCTTTGTGagttcttaaaatatttttgaacgtgtataaaaacatttatggaCACATTCAGTGAAAATAATAGGATTTAATGGTTTTACAAAAGActattttggaagattttaCATGCACTAACTGGATTCAAAagcttgacattttttttggttcaagGGCCACAACCTAAATCAGCGTGCCACTAAACAGTCAGCTACAGAGGTGCATGCAAGTGCACAAAAACAATACCAGATTACAAATAAAACTTCCAATAAACGATGGTCCAAAAATAGCCTTAcagattttatatttcagttttccctgagtgttttatttatttatttattgatcatGCAGTTTTCATGGTTTTGTAGCATATTCCAAAAGTTGCAATTCCCAGAATACCATGTCTTGAGCTAAACCCAAAACTGTTATAATCTTAACATAGCAACTTTGAGCTCTTTGCCACAATACAGGTGTAACAAGCATCTATTGTGGAGCAAAAGTTTTGAGGATTCCTTGTGTAGAAGTTAACAGAGAGTAAAACAGGGCTGCCTAaccgtgttcctggagatgtaccgtcctgcaggttttcactccaactctaacaaagccCCACCTCAATCAACAGCCTGAAATCTCATCAAGCCGcaaattagtagaatcaggtgtgacaaattagggttgaattgAAGCTGCCCTGAAGTAAAAGATAGACAAAGAAGACGCTTGCAGACTCAAAAACTTCTGTGGCGTATTGGTGCCACCTTTAggttttaaaagagaaaaacagcacagcttAAGCATTCAGTTTTGGTCCCAAATTGTAAAGCTGTGCACTTGTCAATTTGTGTGAATTTATGCATAGAAACGCAATGGACACATTGtggtaaaaaagaaagcaatttaTTACTTTATAACTCATTTAAAAGCTTACGTGTGTATTGAACTGTTTCAAAGATTTTCTTTAATGATTTAGCAGCTGCAGGCatatttaattgcattgatTGGTGTGTCCTGTTACAGACTGttgaaaaatatgtacattttgacattttaactgCTTTACAAATCCAGAGTGAAGCCGGATGTTTATTATTAACAAACTTTTTGTAgtgcttttctcttttgaaaCCTGAAGGTGGCACCAACAAACCACGGATGTTTCAATGCTTAAAAGGTTCTTTTGTCATTGTCTTTAGGAAAGGTAGCAGTGTGAAACCACTTTCAGACCAATAATAAATTCAAAGGATTCATTTAATGGTCTAAAACCTGTAAACCTGTGCCATCACACTGATTAGGCTGTCGGTGTGTGagtacatttatttgcattaaatatCTGCATCATCAATTTATTTGCGTTAGTATGCTTCAACATGCTACAttcaaagcatttgaatccattCAATGTGCATGTTCAGTCAGACA harbors:
- the LOC118218838 gene encoding interferon gamma 1-like produces the protein MNSPLVLVLLCGLCLTALGLADAVHGIHTIPDKVSHDIQKLTQHFNVTADISLFGNPIFLQNMNSDGKFEDSEQMLVLQESLDVYITILTDMLNSTQDKEIQTSITAIRARMEDLMNYFLSRQKALLERLQKLRDLETSDATVQRKAVRELRPVLQKAFELCGKNEHRRRRHASLAQLQRR